A DNA window from Bacillus andreraoultii contains the following coding sequences:
- the menC gene encoding o-succinylbenzoate synthase, with amino-acid sequence MKFDKVVLRIIDMPLKKPFVTHLATVKTRKSIIVQVVDEDGCSGYGEVVAFDSPWYTEETVQTAYHMLKDYLIPLVFANQIEHPAQVTTIFSAIKGNPMAKAGLETAIWDLYAKRCQQPLAQVIGGTREKVAAGAVVATKNMQDAIKQIERFLEQGYQRVKLKINQQMDYQYLKEIRSHFPTLPLMVDANSSYTLKDIEKLQALDQFDLLMIEQPLGTSDIVDHAYLQSQLKTPICLDESITSFHDAQSAIQLGSCQVINIKIGRVGGLQTAIAIHDLCISNQVKLWCGGMIEYGISKAHNLALSSLTGFSIPGDLPASTNYWEEDIIEPEINIDQGYIQVPTKDGIGFSINQRRLTEVTSYVETFVGGES; translated from the coding sequence ATGAAATTTGATAAAGTTGTACTAAGAATTATCGACATGCCATTGAAAAAGCCGTTTGTAACCCATTTAGCAACCGTAAAAACGAGAAAGTCAATCATCGTGCAAGTCGTTGACGAAGATGGTTGCTCTGGCTATGGGGAAGTTGTCGCCTTTGATTCGCCTTGGTATACAGAGGAAACTGTTCAAACGGCATATCATATGTTAAAGGATTATTTAATTCCTCTTGTATTTGCAAATCAAATCGAACACCCTGCACAAGTGACAACGATTTTTTCTGCAATCAAAGGGAATCCAATGGCAAAAGCAGGACTGGAAACGGCGATTTGGGATTTGTATGCAAAAAGATGTCAACAGCCACTTGCTCAAGTTATAGGTGGTACGCGGGAAAAAGTAGCAGCTGGAGCAGTTGTTGCAACGAAAAATATGCAAGATGCGATTAAACAGATTGAGAGATTTTTAGAACAAGGATACCAACGAGTAAAACTGAAAATAAATCAGCAAATGGATTACCAATATTTAAAAGAGATACGGTCACACTTTCCAACCTTACCTTTAATGGTCGATGCAAATTCAAGTTATACTTTGAAAGATATAGAGAAATTACAGGCCCTCGATCAATTTGATTTATTAATGATTGAGCAGCCCCTTGGTACGAGCGATATTGTTGATCACGCCTACCTCCAATCACAATTGAAGACACCGATTTGCTTAGATGAGAGCATAACAAGTTTTCATGATGCCCAAAGTGCCATTCAACTAGGTAGTTGTCAAGTTATTAATATTAAAATTGGACGAGTAGGTGGCCTACAAACTGCGATTGCAATCCATGATTTATGTATTTCAAATCAGGTAAAGCTTTGGTGTGGTGGAATGATTGAATATGGCATTTCTAAAGCTCATAATCTTGCCCTTTCCTCATTAACTGGATTTTCAATTCCAGGAGACCTGCCAGCTTCAACTAATTATTGGGAAGAAGATATTATCGAACCAGAAATTAACATTGATCAAGGCTATATTCAAGTTCCAACAAAGGATGGAATCGGCTTTTCTATCAATCAACGGCGATTAACAGAAGTTACGTCGTATGTTGAAACATTTGTTGGCGGGGAAAGCTGA
- the menD gene encoding 2-succinyl-5-enolpyruvyl-6-hydroxy-3-cyclohexene-1-carboxylic-acid synthase: protein MSHQETLTNYLASFISGLVQAGVKDVVISPGSRSTPLALLIAEHNDLHVFIQIDERSAGFFALGLAKASNRPVALLCTSGTAAANYYPAVVEANISRVPLIVLTADRPHELRDVGAPQAIDQIHLYGNHVRWFSDLALPSEGQEQYAFNTAVRAVKEATGSLKGPVHLNVPLREPLIPILEPYPFAERIKDLEIAHGKSSLPSELTKTIADQVVQKEQGLIVCGEIFDPMFSETVQQFSIRTGYPILADPLSQLRSGKNMGATIIDSYDAILKNEQAIQRLKPELVIRFGSMPVSKPLTLFLKKWVGTPHIVIDDGNGWRDPQNLGTMMVDCNEADFCSSLLSYLPKQQRKSNWLSTWNELNHLTTETITAFLHSIDHLDEGKVVFELAKMLPENSTIFAGNSMPIRDIDTFFHRTTKNIQLMANRGANGIDGVVSSAIGAAVYRMPLYLVIGDLSFFHDLNGLLGAKLNHISINIIVINNDGGGIFSFLTQSKLNKHYELLFGTPIGLDFSHAITMYGGNYMKVQNWDMFHEAIARTIHQSGINVIEVPSNQEQNLKSHQKMWELISQKIDHYFEAIQK from the coding sequence ATGAGTCATCAAGAAACACTTACAAATTATTTAGCATCCTTTATTTCAGGACTAGTCCAAGCAGGAGTAAAGGATGTCGTTATTAGCCCTGGGTCTCGATCAACTCCTCTTGCATTACTCATTGCTGAACATAACGATTTACACGTATTTATTCAAATTGATGAACGGTCAGCTGGTTTCTTTGCGTTAGGACTAGCCAAAGCGTCAAATCGACCAGTTGCATTACTATGCACTTCTGGAACAGCAGCAGCAAACTATTATCCGGCGGTTGTTGAAGCAAACATATCACGGGTGCCACTTATCGTCTTAACGGCAGATCGACCTCATGAACTTCGAGATGTTGGTGCCCCACAAGCAATCGACCAAATTCATTTATATGGAAACCATGTTCGTTGGTTTTCAGATTTGGCTTTACCTTCTGAGGGACAAGAACAATATGCCTTTAATACAGCAGTACGGGCAGTGAAAGAAGCTACCGGTTCATTAAAAGGACCTGTCCATTTAAATGTTCCATTACGTGAGCCACTTATCCCTATTCTGGAACCTTACCCTTTTGCGGAAAGAATAAAAGATTTAGAGATTGCACACGGCAAGTCTTCATTACCGAGTGAGTTAACAAAAACAATCGCTGATCAAGTAGTTCAAAAAGAACAAGGGCTTATCGTCTGCGGGGAAATTTTCGACCCCATGTTTTCTGAAACAGTACAACAATTTTCCATTCGAACTGGGTATCCCATCCTTGCCGACCCACTATCGCAATTACGAAGTGGAAAAAATATGGGTGCTACTATTATTGATAGTTATGATGCGATTCTTAAAAATGAACAAGCTATTCAACGATTAAAACCAGAACTCGTTATTCGATTTGGAAGTATGCCTGTTTCTAAACCATTAACTTTATTTTTGAAAAAATGGGTAGGTACGCCACATATTGTTATTGATGATGGAAATGGTTGGCGTGATCCACAAAACCTTGGAACGATGATGGTCGATTGTAATGAAGCCGATTTTTGTTCCTCTCTTTTATCTTATTTACCGAAACAACAGCGAAAATCGAACTGGCTTTCAACTTGGAATGAATTAAATCACCTAACAACTGAAACAATTACAGCATTTCTTCATTCGATTGATCATCTTGATGAAGGAAAAGTTGTTTTTGAATTAGCGAAAATGTTACCGGAAAATAGTACAATTTTTGCTGGAAACAGTATGCCAATTCGTGATATAGATACGTTTTTCCATCGAACAACGAAAAATATCCAATTGATGGCTAATCGAGGGGCGAATGGGATAGATGGTGTCGTTTCATCTGCTATTGGTGCAGCTGTATACCGGATGCCACTTTATTTAGTCATTGGCGATTTATCATTTTTCCATGACTTAAACGGGTTACTAGGAGCAAAGTTAAATCATATTTCGATTAATATTATCGTTATTAACAATGATGGTGGCGGTATTTTCTCCTTCCTTACCCAGTCAAAACTTAATAAGCATTACGAACTATTATTTGGGACACCAATTGGCCTTGATTTTTCTCATGCAATAACGATGTACGGTGGAAACTATATGAAAGTACAAAATTGGGACATGTTCCATGAAGCAATTGCGCGTACAATACATCAATCAGGTATTAACGTTATTGAGGTTCCTTCAAATCAGGAGCAAAATCTCAAATCTCATCAAAAAATGTGGGAACTCATTTCTCAAAAAATTGACCATTACTTTGAGGCGATACAAAAATGA
- a CDS encoding ATP-grasp domain-containing protein — MSKIYVIHENEEWTEHLFKRLEELHLPYEDWFIEKGKVDLQSIPPEGIFYSRMSASSHTRGHRYSPELTSALLEWLEFHGREVINGTRALQLEVSKVRQYFELEKYGIKTPKTIAAIGKEEMIKAAESFQGEKFITKHNRAGKGLGVQLFSSIEALRNYIEGETFEEPVDGITLVQEYIESKDSSITRCEFIGGKFHYAVRVDTSDGFQLCPADACTIDDLFCPVGEESTNPSKFTILEDFHHPILEKYEGVLAENGIQVAGIEFIEDKRGEIFTYDMNTNTNYNSDAEAKAGKYGMLKLAEFLGERLEIVSGSTSVK; from the coding sequence ATGAGTAAAATTTATGTCATTCATGAAAATGAAGAGTGGACGGAACATTTATTTAAAAGATTAGAAGAGCTACATTTGCCATATGAAGATTGGTTTATCGAAAAAGGAAAAGTTGATTTACAATCGATTCCTCCAGAGGGGATTTTTTATAGCCGAATGAGTGCCTCGTCACATACGAGAGGTCACCGGTACTCACCGGAATTAACAAGTGCGCTTCTTGAATGGTTAGAGTTTCATGGACGGGAAGTAATTAATGGTACTCGTGCATTACAGCTAGAAGTGAGTAAAGTACGTCAATACTTTGAACTGGAGAAATACGGGATAAAAACACCGAAAACAATTGCAGCGATTGGAAAAGAAGAGATGATCAAAGCTGCGGAAAGCTTTCAAGGTGAAAAATTTATTACAAAACATAATCGTGCTGGAAAAGGATTAGGCGTACAACTGTTTAGCTCGATTGAAGCCTTACGAAACTATATTGAAGGTGAAACATTTGAAGAGCCTGTTGATGGAATTACATTAGTACAAGAATATATCGAATCAAAAGATTCCTCTATCACGCGTTGTGAGTTTATTGGTGGGAAGTTCCATTATGCAGTTCGGGTCGATACATCGGATGGTTTTCAACTTTGCCCAGCAGACGCTTGTACCATTGATGATTTATTTTGTCCTGTTGGGGAAGAGAGTACTAATCCGTCGAAGTTTACGATTCTTGAAGATTTTCACCATCCAATACTTGAAAAATATGAAGGTGTACTTGCTGAAAATGGGATTCAAGTGGCTGGAATTGAATTTATTGAAGACAAACGTGGCGAGATTTTTACGTATGATATGAATACAAATACAAATTATAATAGCGATGCAGAAGCAAAAGCGGGGAAATATGGCATGCTCAAACTTGCTGAATTTTTAGGGGAAAGATTAGAAATTGTAAGTGGATCAACTTCTGTAAAATAA
- a CDS encoding DUF2294 domain-containing protein: MEKTKGALEADISKALTHWEKTYLGRGSISVKSDVLRDMIIVSLQGILTPAEYSLCKDKEGLLSVKENRNSLVETGVEELKKIIYDLTGEKVISFYTDLSTKTGERMMIFKLSTDLQSKI, from the coding sequence ATGGAGAAAACTAAAGGAGCGCTTGAAGCTGACATCAGTAAAGCATTAACTCATTGGGAAAAAACGTATCTTGGACGCGGTTCAATTTCGGTAAAATCAGATGTATTAAGAGATATGATTATCGTTTCATTACAGGGAATTCTTACACCTGCAGAATATTCTCTTTGTAAAGATAAGGAAGGTCTGTTATCAGTTAAGGAAAATCGTAATAGTTTAGTCGAAACAGGAGTAGAAGAGCTAAAGAAAATTATTTATGATCTAACAGGTGAAAAAGTGATTAGTTTTTATACGGATTTAAGTACAAAAACTGGGGAGCGAATGATGATATTTAAGCTTTCCACTGATTTGCAAAGTAAAATATAA
- a CDS encoding MATE family efflux transporter: MTKQNKTRLRRGCKKGNIKQKTVRILDKYFTGESITYQEIITIIIPILVDQAFLILMSLLNTAMIASAGVAAVSAVNMVDSLNIFLVNVFIAIATGGTVIVAQYKGIGDRKMVTKTATQAVSAVTLFSIVLSAAVIIFNGPILNVLFGDAEREVLENAKLYLIGSCFSYPFIAIYQAVCGGLRGVGETKPVLGLSLLMNLTNTILNIIFIIIFNFGVLGLVISVISARIVGMVASLLYIIRYNDTIRFQIKNALHLDFTILKKVMFIGIPFAAEQLFFNGGKLITQTFIVKLGTLALTANAIAGSLTLLFQIGPNALSIAIVTVVGQCIGRRNIKDARRFTTSFIFLSSIFFVVTVVMLMPFFPLLMKMFSAPNEIIGTIFIIVLMTAVAQPILWAPAFLMPSALRAAGDSNFTSIASLLSMWFVRVILGYILGVTLGFGIIGVWVAMIIEWSIRGVVFYLRFRGEKWYQHKLV; the protein is encoded by the coding sequence TTGACTAAACAAAATAAAACTCGCCTTCGTAGGGGATGCAAGAAGGGGAATATAAAACAAAAAACCGTTAGAATATTAGATAAATACTTTACTGGGGAGTCCATTACTTACCAAGAAATCATTACGATTATTATTCCTATATTAGTAGACCAAGCATTTTTAATACTTATGAGTTTATTAAATACGGCTATGATTGCTTCAGCTGGAGTTGCTGCGGTAAGTGCGGTGAATATGGTTGACTCATTAAATATTTTTTTAGTGAATGTTTTCATAGCCATTGCAACAGGTGGTACGGTAATCGTTGCTCAATATAAAGGTATTGGTGACCGTAAAATGGTTACAAAGACAGCAACGCAAGCAGTGTCAGCTGTAACATTGTTCTCTATTGTCCTTAGTGCAGCAGTCATTATTTTTAATGGACCAATATTAAATGTATTATTTGGCGATGCAGAGCGTGAAGTGCTTGAAAATGCAAAGCTATATTTAATTGGAAGCTGTTTTTCGTATCCTTTTATTGCCATTTATCAAGCAGTTTGTGGAGGTTTAAGAGGAGTAGGGGAGACGAAACCCGTTCTTGGCTTGTCACTGTTGATGAATCTTACAAATACGATATTAAATATTATTTTTATCATTATCTTTAACTTTGGTGTTCTTGGCTTAGTTATATCGGTCATTTCAGCGAGAATTGTTGGGATGGTCGCTTCGTTACTTTATATTATTAGATATAATGATACAATTCGGTTCCAGATAAAAAATGCTCTTCATCTCGATTTTACAATTTTAAAAAAGGTCATGTTTATTGGGATTCCTTTTGCTGCTGAGCAATTATTTTTTAACGGTGGGAAATTAATTACGCAAACGTTTATTGTAAAACTCGGAACACTAGCATTAACGGCGAATGCAATTGCCGGTTCACTTACTCTACTTTTCCAAATTGGCCCGAATGCACTAAGTATTGCCATTGTTACGGTTGTTGGACAATGTATTGGCCGTCGCAACATAAAAGATGCACGAAGATTTACAACTTCTTTTATCTTTCTTTCATCCATCTTTTTTGTTGTTACAGTCGTCATGTTAATGCCATTCTTTCCGTTATTAATGAAGATGTTTAGTGCGCCAAATGAAATTATAGGTACGATTTTTATTATCGTGCTAATGACGGCGGTTGCTCAGCCAATCTTATGGGCACCTGCTTTTCTTATGCCATCTGCTTTACGGGCAGCAGGAGACTCGAACTTTACTTCGATTGCATCCCTGTTATCGATGTGGTTTGTTCGTGTTATTCTCGGGTATATTTTAGGTGTAACGCTCGGATTCGGTATTATCGGAGTGTGGGTGGCAATGATTATTGAATGGTCTATTCGCGGAGTTGTATTTTACTTACGATTTAGAGGAGAAAAATGGTATCAACATAAGTTAGTGTAA
- a CDS encoding isochorismate synthase produces the protein MLLTKSRESTKSIVDQMKAGKKILLSVTIPIEPYHPIDFYNQNLETSIEKRFFWKAANENFYLVGLDAVFTLSSKNEEDRFNEIHSLWQEMIQTAKMIETNPIGTGPILLGGFSFDPKTKKEEEWAGFGDALFFLPKYMLSVINDEYFLTYNEVCEPTFADEKQMERTIYEFYQNLLSTTDSQPTRCKATVSSSNEIGQVEWLKAVERVVHHLKTAKKIKKVVLARKMELVFDHEMNPSSILQSLHEQQRESYTFAIENNHRCFLGATPERLIKITNNEVLSTCLAGSAPRGENNEHDEKLGAELLNDEKNRFEHQLVVKMIQEALAPHCDGLHVPKEPVLMKTPAIQHLYTPVIGKAKETHSIFKMVEQLHPTPALGGVPTMEALSIIRENERMDRGFYGAPIGWTDYRGNGEFIVGIRSGLIKEQKATLYAGCGLVSESKPEDELIETRIKFRPMLQALGGENK, from the coding sequence ATGTTATTAACGAAAAGTCGAGAATCAACAAAGAGTATAGTCGACCAAATGAAAGCAGGAAAGAAGATACTTCTTAGTGTAACAATTCCAATCGAACCATATCATCCGATTGATTTCTATAACCAAAACTTAGAAACTTCTATAGAAAAACGTTTTTTCTGGAAAGCAGCCAATGAAAATTTTTATCTTGTTGGCCTTGATGCCGTATTCACTTTATCTAGTAAAAACGAAGAGGACCGCTTCAATGAAATTCATTCTTTATGGCAAGAAATGATTCAAACAGCTAAAATGATTGAAACAAATCCAATCGGGACCGGGCCAATTTTACTTGGTGGGTTTTCCTTTGATCCAAAAACAAAGAAAGAAGAAGAGTGGGCTGGGTTTGGCGATGCTTTATTCTTTTTGCCAAAATATATGTTATCGGTTATAAATGATGAGTATTTTTTAACATACAATGAAGTTTGCGAACCAACTTTTGCAGACGAGAAGCAGATGGAAAGAACGATTTATGAATTTTATCAAAATCTGTTAAGTACAACAGATTCACAACCAACGAGATGTAAAGCTACTGTTTCTTCTAGCAATGAAATTGGACAAGTAGAGTGGTTAAAGGCTGTTGAAAGAGTTGTTCACCATTTAAAAACAGCGAAGAAGATTAAGAAAGTCGTCCTTGCTCGAAAAATGGAGTTAGTTTTTGACCATGAAATGAACCCTAGTTCTATCTTACAATCGCTACATGAGCAACAACGTGAAAGTTATACATTTGCGATAGAAAATAATCATCGGTGCTTTCTTGGCGCGACTCCCGAACGGTTAATAAAGATAACGAATAATGAAGTACTGTCCACTTGTCTTGCAGGGTCTGCCCCAAGAGGTGAAAATAATGAGCACGATGAAAAGTTGGGTGCCGAGTTATTGAATGACGAGAAAAATCGATTTGAACATCAACTCGTTGTTAAAATGATCCAAGAGGCATTAGCACCACATTGTGACGGACTTCATGTACCAAAAGAGCCTGTATTAATGAAAACACCAGCGATTCAACATCTTTATACTCCAGTTATCGGTAAAGCTAAAGAAACACATTCCATTTTTAAAATGGTAGAACAACTTCATCCAACTCCCGCATTAGGAGGAGTTCCAACAATGGAAGCCTTATCCATTATTCGTGAAAACGAAAGAATGGATCGAGGATTTTACGGGGCGCCTATTGGATGGACCGATTATCGGGGGAATGGTGAATTTATTGTTGGCATTCGTTCTGGACTAATAAAAGAACAAAAAGCAACTTTATACGCAGGGTGTGGGCTTGTTTCAGAATCAAAACCAGAAGATGAGCTTATCGAAACAAGAATTAAGTTTCGCCCAATGTTACAAGCATTAGGAGGAGAAAACAAATGA
- a CDS encoding LLM class flavin-dependent oxidoreductase, which produces MKYGFWLPIFGGWLRNVDDEQMPPTFEYAKKVVQSAEAWGYDLTLIAELYLNDIKGIEQDALEAWSTAAALAAVTNKIELLTAIRPIYHNPAVTAKMAANIDQISNGRFTMNIVSGWWAEEAKQYGGDFTEHDERYDRTKEFIEILRGLWSEQTFSYEGKFYTHENTILSPKPLQKPNPRLYAGGESEKAKQVISSLCDSYVIHGHTVEEAAVKIADMKERRKQIGKEPFHSIGMAAYVICRDTEEEAQEELKRITSVKNLSGYAGFKDFTSKSQLEQQLQLQDYSVSNRGLRPNLIGTPDRIARQLIEFEKVGVDFLLLQCSPQLEELERFSKQVMPLVEKLRGLLINQ; this is translated from the coding sequence ATGAAATATGGATTTTGGTTGCCGATTTTTGGTGGATGGTTACGGAATGTTGATGATGAACAAATGCCACCAACATTTGAATATGCCAAAAAGGTCGTACAATCGGCGGAGGCATGGGGATATGATTTAACTTTAATCGCTGAACTTTATTTAAATGATATAAAAGGTATAGAACAGGATGCATTAGAAGCTTGGTCGACAGCAGCAGCCTTAGCAGCTGTTACAAATAAGATTGAACTTTTAACGGCCATTCGTCCAATTTACCATAACCCGGCTGTCACAGCGAAAATGGCAGCGAATATTGATCAGATTAGCAATGGGCGCTTTACAATGAACATCGTATCAGGCTGGTGGGCTGAGGAAGCCAAACAGTATGGTGGTGATTTTACAGAACACGATGAGCGTTATGACCGGACGAAGGAGTTCATTGAGATTTTAAGAGGATTGTGGTCGGAACAAACATTTTCGTATGAAGGAAAGTTTTACACGCATGAAAATACGATATTATCACCGAAGCCGTTACAAAAACCAAATCCACGTTTATATGCTGGTGGAGAAAGTGAAAAAGCAAAGCAAGTAATTTCTTCATTATGTGACTCTTATGTCATTCATGGTCATACAGTTGAAGAAGCAGCTGTAAAAATTGCTGATATGAAGGAACGACGTAAACAAATTGGGAAGGAACCATTCCACTCAATCGGGATGGCAGCTTATGTTATTTGTCGTGACACAGAGGAAGAAGCACAGGAAGAATTAAAACGGATTACATCGGTGAAAAACTTAAGTGGATATGCTGGATTTAAAGATTTTACTTCCAAATCTCAATTAGAACAACAACTACAACTGCAAGACTATTCTGTTTCTAATCGTGGATTGAGACCGAATTTAATTGGAACTCCAGATCGAATTGCGAGACAATTAATAGAATTTGAAAAAGTTGGTGTCGATTTTCTACTATTACAATGTTCACCACAATTAGAAGAGCTTGAACGCTTTAGTAAACAAGTCATGCCACTTGTCGAAAAGTTAAGAGGCTTATTAATAAATCAATAA
- the menH gene encoding 2-succinyl-6-hydroxy-2,4-cyclohexadiene-1-carboxylate synthase produces the protein MNIELNGVHYFYEVKGTGEPLLLLHGFTGDSSSWKNVNLDNHYKIITIDLIGHGQTESPQDVNRYKMEQAVNDIVSFIQFLNIDKVNLLGYSMGGRLALSFAMLHPNRVKRLILESSSPGLKTKEERLARMEQDERLAQRIELEGIESFVRYWENIPLFATQRLLSKEAREAIRKQRLNNSPIGLANSLRGMGTGSQPSWWKQLYKLSTPTLLLCGELDRKFHRIALEMDTFLPESHVSVFPKVGHTLHLENVSKFNETIHHFLQMS, from the coding sequence ATGAATATTGAGCTAAATGGCGTTCATTATTTCTATGAAGTTAAGGGTACCGGTGAACCTCTATTGCTTTTACATGGGTTCACTGGTGACTCCTCCTCATGGAAAAATGTTAACTTAGACAATCATTATAAAATCATTACAATTGATCTTATCGGACACGGACAAACAGAATCTCCTCAAGATGTGAATCGGTATAAAATGGAGCAAGCTGTCAATGATATCGTATCCTTCATTCAATTTTTAAACATCGATAAAGTAAATCTATTAGGGTACTCAATGGGAGGAAGACTTGCTTTAAGTTTTGCGATGCTACATCCAAATCGGGTAAAAAGATTAATTTTAGAAAGTAGTTCACCCGGTTTAAAAACGAAAGAAGAAAGACTAGCACGAATGGAACAAGATGAACGTCTCGCACAACGCATTGAGCTTGAAGGGATTGAATCATTCGTCCGTTATTGGGAAAATATTCCACTATTTGCGACACAGAGACTGCTTTCTAAGGAAGCGAGAGAAGCTATCCGAAAACAACGATTAAACAATTCACCCATTGGACTAGCCAATAGTTTACGTGGAATGGGAACAGGAAGCCAGCCATCTTGGTGGAAGCAACTTTATAAACTTTCAACTCCAACGCTATTATTATGCGGAGAACTCGATCGGAAATTTCATAGAATTGCGCTTGAGATGGACACTTTTTTACCAGAAAGCCATGTATCTGTTTTTCCTAAAGTTGGACATACACTTCATCTTGAAAATGTGAGTAAGTTCAATGAGACGATTCATCACTTTTTACAAATGTCATGA
- a CDS encoding ribonuclease H-like YkuK family protein: MTNFPVLNNFQNLSKRNMSFEEVFQHIVQFMENDPLGNYRLMFGTDSQVHGNCTKFITGVVIQREKKGVWACIRKVVIPRKMTNLHERISFETTLTEEIVSLFTEEKKNRLIDIVLPHIYKGASFTIEGHIDIGSGRKNKTRAFVNEMVSRLESIGIEPKIKPESFVASSYANRYTK; the protein is encoded by the coding sequence ATGACTAATTTCCCTGTTTTAAATAATTTTCAAAACTTAAGTAAACGAAACATGTCTTTTGAAGAAGTTTTTCAACATATCGTACAGTTTATGGAAAATGATCCGCTCGGTAATTATCGACTAATGTTTGGTACCGATTCACAAGTACATGGCAACTGTACGAAATTCATTACTGGTGTAGTGATCCAACGAGAAAAGAAAGGTGTGTGGGCTTGTATTAGGAAAGTAGTCATCCCAAGAAAAATGACAAACTTACATGAACGGATTTCGTTTGAAACAACTTTAACAGAAGAAATTGTTTCTTTATTTACAGAGGAGAAGAAAAATCGTCTCATTGATATCGTTCTCCCTCATATATATAAAGGTGCGAGCTTTACAATTGAGGGACATATTGATATTGGTTCAGGGAGAAAAAATAAAACAAGAGCCTTTGTCAATGAAATGGTTTCCCGGTTAGAATCGATTGGCATCGAACCGAAAATAAAGCCCGAATCTTTTGTTGCTAGCAGCTATGCAAATCGTTATACAAAATAA